TACCAACAGGTATTGCAATAAGAACCGTGTTAATAGAGAGATTTATATCATATATCCTGGGAACTCTGACTGGAGGTATAATAACATTCCTAGAAGGAGGCTTAACTGTATGGAGAGCCTTAAAATCGCACTAGTCTCAGATTGGTACTTTCCAAAAATAGGCGGTGTCGCTGTTCACATGCACAATCTCGCAATAAACCTAAGGCTTCTTGGGCATGAAGTTTCAATAGTGACAAACGATGTTATAACGGGAAAAGAAAAAGAGCTTGAATCTTTAGGTATAGACTTGATAAAAATCGGTGGCATAGTTTATAATTCTCTTAATATCAACTGGAGTGTTTTTGCAAAAGGATATGACATCCTTTTTGACCAAATAAGAAAGTTTGACGTAGTTCATGGCCAACATTCTTTCACACCACTTTCCCTCAAGGGAGTAGCTGCGGCTAGAGATCTGAGAAAAGCCTCCATAATAACAAATCACAGCATAGATCTTGAGAACTCTAGCTTATTAAGGGCTATTTCGAGAGTCTCGTGGCCATATTTTAAGAGATACCTTTCAAAGCCACACAGAATAATAGCCGTGAGTAGAGCTGCCAGAGAATTCATAAAGCAATTTTCCAAGGTTCCAGTTGAAGTAATCCCGAATGGTGTGGATATTTCATATTTCTCTCCTAAAGATAGAGATTATGCCAAGGAAGTAATCTCAGATAAGTTGAACATTCCAAAAGAGAACATAATATTGTACGTTGGTCGTTTAGAGCCAAGGAAGGGGGTTTCATACCTAATTTCAGCAATGCAAAATGTGAATGGTAACCTCCTTATAGCGGGAGATGGAAGTTTAAGGTCAATACTAATAAAAAAAGCAAGCATAGTTAGTAAAAACAAGATCATATTCCTAGGAAAAATTAACTATAGTGACCTCAGCCTTCTATACAAAGCTGCAGATGTTTTCGTTCTTCCCTCCCTAAGTGAGGCTTTCGGAATAGTTCTCCTCGAAGCAATGGCCAGCGGGACTCCAGTAATTGGAACAAGAGTTGGAGGAATACCCGAGATAATAGATGGTTGCGGGATATTAGTTCCCCCAAGAAATTCAAAGGCACTTGCAAGTGCAATAAACTTAGTCCTCTCAAACCAAAACTTAGCAAGGAAACTGGGGAAGCTAGGAAGGAGAAGAGTTGAGAAGATATACTCATGGCAAAGCGTAGCGAAAAGAACCGTAGAAGTCTACAAGGAGGTTCTGGACAATGAATGTACTCATAACGTTTGACGTAGAACAGGACTGCCCTCCCTTTATAAACACATGTAGAGGAGTCGAGGAGGGCATTCCAAAAATAGTCGACCTCCTTAGAAAAGAAGACGTTAAGGCAACATTTTTCATAACGGGGGAAATAGCGAAAAGATATCCAAACATGCTCGGGGAGCTAAAAGAAGATGGGCATGAAATCGGATGTCATGGACTCAAACATGAGCGCTTCGATAAGTTATCAAGAGAAGATGCAGAAAAAAGACTGAAAGAAGCCGTTAAACTTTTAGGGAAGCCCAAATCGTTTAGAGCCCCAAATCTAAAGTTTCCGATGGACTTTTATGAGATTCTGGCAAACCTTGGGATAAAGGTTGACTCATCCAAAGCGACCTATAAGGGATTTAGAGAAGTGAGGTTCATAAACGGTATTCTCGAAGTCCCAGTGGACATTAGCTCAATAATCTCACGCCTCCCCTGGAAGGTACAGCTCAGCGTTCATAAACGCATAGTAAAAAAAGGCCTCGCTGTTTACATGTTCCATCCTTGGGAGTTTGTGAGAATGCCAACCCATTATAGGATGGACTGCTGGTTTGGAACCGGTAACCATGCACTAAAAATGCTGACCAAAATAATAGAGTTTTACAAATCAATGCAAGCAGAGTTCCTAACGCTTTATGAATTTTACAAATTATATGTAAAAGAATAAACGTTAAAACCCCCTCCTTTTACAAACTCTTGGTGATCTCATGGCCGTTCATCCAATAGATTATAGGTATGGTAGTGAGGAAATGCGAAGAATATGGGATGAAGAGAATAAACTACAAAAACTCTTAGACGTCGAGGCTGCACTAGCGAGGGCTCATGCAAAGCTGGGTAATATACCAGAAGAAAGCGCAAAAGTAATCTCCGAGAGAGCAAACACCAAGTGGGTGAAGCTTGAGAGAGTTAAAGAGATAGAGGCGGAAATACACCATGATATAATGGCAGTCGTAAAGGCCTTGAGTGAGGTGTGCGGAGAGCACGGAAAATACGTTCACCTTGGAGCAACATCCAATGACATAATAGATACTGCAAACGCCCTCCTAATAAAGGAGAGTCTGGAGATAATTGAAAAAGACCTAAAAGAATTGAGGTCAATACTCAAAGAACTTGCTAAAAAGCATATAGACACTGTGTGTATAGGAAGAACTCACGGTCAGCACGCGGTTCCAACGACTTATGGCATGAAGTTCGCCCTCTGGCTAGATGAGATCCAAAGGCATATAGAAAGATTACAACAGCTTAAGGAAAGGGTTCTCGTGGGTAAGATGAGAGGGGCCGTTGGGACGGCTGCATCCTTCGGGGAAAAGGCATTCGAAATCGAGAGACTAGTAATGGAAGATCTCGGTCTAAAACCGGCAAGAATAACAAACCAAATAATTCAAAGAGACGTTTATGCAGAACTAATGTTCTTCCTAGCTCTAGTTGCCTCTACACTTGATAAAATGGGACTCGAAATAAGAAACCTTCAAAGAACAGAAATCCTTGAAGTTAGCGAACCCTTCGGAGAGAAGCAGGTTGGCTCATCAACAATGCCCCATAAGAGAAATCCAATAAGGACCGAGAAGGTTTGTGGACTTGCTAGAGTTCTCTACTCAAACGTAATTCCAGCACTCCTGAATAACCCCCTGTGGCATGAAAGGGATCTAACAAACTCCTCTGTAGAAAGAGTTATACTTCCAGAAAGCTTCGTTTTATTGGATGAAATGCTTAAAGTCATGAAGAAAGTTCTGAGTGGTTTAGAATTCTTCCCTGAGAACATAAAAAGGAACCTCTATCTTACTAAGAACCTCATCATGGCCGAACCCCTTATGCTTAAGCTTACTGAAAAGGGAATGGGAAGGCAAGAAGCCCATGAACTAGTTAGACAGCTATCGATGAAAGCATTTCATGAAAACAGGGATCTCCTTGATGTAGTTAGGGAAAGTGAGGAAGTTAAGAAGTATTTAAGTGAAGAGGACATTGAAAGTCTCAAACCAGAGAATTACATTGGAAAAGCTAGAGAAATTGTCGAAAACGTCATTAAATACGTTGAAGAGATGGAAAATAAGGGTCTTTAATTTTATTTACAAATTGTTATTTTTATTTCAACTTCTAAGCTTTAAACTGAGACTTCAAATTGTTACTATTTTTTGTATAAATATATATGGGAAATTAATGGATAACTGCTATCACTACTAATTTATGTATTTTAATAAAACAATATGAAATATTTCAGATAATGATTAATTATCTTAAAAACACTCAATTTTTTACTATAAGTAAGAGTATAAACTCAAACATTTTTACTCTTTAAAATAATAAACGTTGAATTTAAAAATAAAGAAGAAAAGGCAAGAACGATGGAAGCTAAGGAAGAAAAGAAACTTTCAATTCCCCCAAGAGGCATAAGGGCAATAATAGAGGCGGTAAGATTAGGGGAGATAATAAAACCGAGCCAATATGCAAAAAGGGAGGCCTTCAAGAAGCATGAGATAAACGAAGCCTGGTTAAACAGAGTTTTAACAATGATATTTTATGACATAATGAAGAAACAGGGGTTAATAGACAAGGCAATAAAAGATGTAGTTGGGGTAACTCCTCTAATCCTTGATCCATGGCTAAGAGCTGCCCTGAGAGTTGCATTTGACATAATCCTATTCCACGAGCCAAATCAAAACACCCTAAAAAACCTAAGATGGAAGGCCTCGGATTTTGTCTCAGCAAGGACACATCCATACGTTGGAATGTACTACTGGGATTTAATGGATAAAATCCTCGAATACAAGCCAAATCCAAAAACCGAGCTTGAGAGACTTGAGTGGGAATATCTTGCTCCAGCATGGCTAATTGAGAGGGTCAGAAAAATTCTTGGAGAAGAAACAGAGGAATTCTTTAAGGCGGTGAACAAGAGACATGAATGGATCAGTGTAAGGGTGAATACACTTAAGGCGGATGTAGAGGATGTTATTAAGGAGTTTGAAGATGAAGGGATTGAGGTCAGAAGAAGCGAAAGGGCTCCAACGGTTGTAAAGATAAAGGGGCCATATGATTTTGATTCTAGCGATCTCTTCAGAAAAGGGAAGATAATAGTTCAAGAAGAAGCATCTGCAGTGGCCTCCCTAATCCTGGATCCAAAGCCTGGAGAAATCGTTGTTGATTTGGCGGCGGCCCCTGGAGGAAAGACTACTCATATGGCGGAGCTTATGAACAATAAGGGAAAAATATACGCGTTTGATATAGATAAAGCTAGAATGAAAAGACTCAAAGAATTTGCTAGCAGAATGGGGATTAAGATAATAAAGCCAATAATAAAGGACGCCAGGAAGGCTCCCGAGATAGTTGGGGAGGAGATTGCTGACAAAGTTCTTCTAGACGCTCCATGCACATCCTCAGGAACGATAGGGAAAAATCCAGAACTCAGATGGAGACTTAGAGAAAGTAAGATAGAGGAGATGGCTAGCCTTCAGAGAGAGCTTCTCGAAAGTGCAGCTAGGCTAGTGAGGCCGGGTGGAAGGCTTCTCTATACAACGTGTAGCATATTTACGGAGGAAGATGAAGACAACGTTAAATGGTTCTTAGAAACGCATAAAAACTTCAAGCTGGTGAAACTCTCCTCTCCCTACAGTCCAGGATTTTTGGAGGGAACGATGAGGGCGTGGCCTCATAGACATGATACTATAGGATTTTTCTATGCACTCTTTGAAAAAACGACATAATGATACCTTTGATTTTTAGCATTTTGATTAATCATTTAGAGGATTTCTCATTTTGGGACACTTTACATTCAGAAAAACATTAAAACTTTTACAGCCTAGTAAAAGTGGTGTTCAACGATGCTCGAGATACTTTCATTCATGTTCTTTACAGGTGGAGGTCTAGTGATGCTCTTTATAGCAGCCTTTGCAGTGACGTGGCCTCAGAGGATAGCGGCTCTCCTTGGTGCAATAGGCTATGGGATACTTGGATTTTTAGCTGTTGAAAGTATGTCCGTTGATATAAGAAAGAGAAAATCTGCGGATAAAAACATGATTTTGCTGATAACCTTGATATCCTTTGCTTTCAGCTATTATGCGTTATCGTCATATCTAAAGAACTACTTCGCTCCTCTCCTACTAGTTGGGCCAGGTTTGCTAGTGGGGCTTTGGATATTCTTCAAGGGAAAGTAGATCCAGGGGGCTTCGCTTCTCACAAGAATTCTCCTTACCTCTTTTGTAACTTTGTTTGATCTTTTGTCTTATCATTCTCTCCTGGGGTGGGTTTGGGGGTATAGGTACTGTGTTCATGTTTGTACATAATTCAAGATATAAGGCTGATTATATCTTGAATTATGTACAAACATGAACATGCAAAAAAGCCATTCACAACACCATCAACCTCAAACAGTAGCAGGAGGACTGAGCATTCAGGCTTACCATCTTAAATCGTAACAAAAAAGTTTGCCATATAACCCGGCTTATCTCTAACCCTAAACCAAATCCCAGAAAATGTTCACATTAGAACATTCTAAATACTATAGACGATGGTATAAAACCAAAACTTTCTAATATTCATAAGTAGTTTATTTATTTCTCATCCAAAATAACATTAATATTAAGCTTTGCCCAAGTTTCATTATTGACTTTTTTAAGTGTTAAAATTCCTAACCTTTCAAGTCTTTTTAGTATCCTCCAAGTAGTTGTTCTAGGAATACCAAGTTCATTCCTAATATCTGCCTGTCTCACTTCGCCCCCATGCTCAGCAATGTACATTATTACTGCCCTCTCATCCTCGTTAAGATTAAACCTCTCAGCGAGCTCCTTTAGTGTTAATGAGCCGCTAAGTTTTCTTTTTTCAAGAATTCTCCTACCAAAAATCGGTAAGGCTATAATCAGAGCTCCTAAGATGATGCCAACGATTATTCCAGCCTTTGATGTCTTCTCAACGGTTTCCCTGACTGTTTTCGTTACAGTCTCCGTAAGAGTCGTAACTTCCCTAACTGTTACTGTCTCAACGCTCGTCGTTGTTAAGGTTACAGTCACTATTTCCTGATGGGGAAACACGTATTCTATGTACTGTCTTCCCCTTGGCATGATAACAGAGTTCCCTCTTATCCTTAGAGGAATTCCTGAGAGACCGACTATTACTGAGTCTTGGGGGAGTATTACGGTTTTAGTTTCATTGAAGGGGAGATCTATCTTCCACACTTTCCCCGTCTTTGAGGTAAGGTTGGGAGTTAAATAAGAAACTTCTAATTTCCCAGGCTCCCCAGGGTAGATAACTATCCCATTGTTTGAGAACAAGAATGAAACTTCCCTTCCGTTGAGCTTTACACTAAGGTTTTCAAAATTGTATACTGGGAGCTGAATTGAAACGTTCTCACCAGCGCTTACGTTCATGACGAGCTTAACGAGGGCATATCCATCTGGAAATACCTTTATCGTAACGTTTCCGGCTGATGCTAGGGGGAGAAATAAGAACAGGATCAGTGCAAGCAGTGCTTTTCTCATTCCTCATCACTCACCACTTCATTCCCCTGTGGAAGTATTATAAGCTCTCTCCCTTCAACTAACATTTGAGCAACTTTCTTTCTGGCTGAGGTTAGGGCTCTCCATACGGTTCCTCTGGAAACTCCCATTCTTTGTCCCGCCTCCTCCTGAGTTAGACCCTCATAGTCTACCAATCTTAGGGCTTCAAACTCTTCATACGTCATTATTATTGGTGGTTTAGGCGGGCCTATCTGGGGCATTGCTGGATAGAAGTGTCTAACCTGAGGAATAAATCCTATCATTCTCATTTTCCTTCTTCTTCCTCTCCCTCTTCCCCACCCCATTCCTCTTGGCATGGCTATCATTGGAAAGTTTAATGAGGCCCCTTTTATAGTTTTATTCTGGTGATATTATGGGCTCAATTGGGGGGGTCTATCTCTTCAGGATTCCTGAAGGTGAAGAATTTATCAGCTATGTGACGAAGTTCCTTGAGAAGGAAGACATTAAAGCGGGTGTCGTGAAGGCAGTGGGAACTTTGAGGAACCCTAAAATAGGTTATTTTTTAGAGAAAGAGAAGAGATACAAAATCAACGAGCTCGAGGGAACTTATGAGATCGCCTCCCTCATGGGGAACATCAGTATTAAGGATGGGAAACCTTTCCTTCATGTTCACGTTGTTCTCGGGGATGAGGAAGGGGTTGCTTATGGTGGCCATTTAATTGAGGGGGAAGTTTTCGTAGCTGAGGTTTTCGTTATGGAAATAGTTGGAGTTGAGTTGGAGAGGAAGATGAGGGAAAATGGGTTAGCTCTCTGGGATGAAATGAGACTCTAAGGATCTTTTTATTTTTATAAGTACCATTCGTGGAATGTTCCCAGTTTGAGCTTTTCAAGAACCTTCATTACCCCCAAGGCTATTCCGTCCACCTCTATTCCTCCCTGGGGCCTGTAGCCGTCTCCGACTACATAGATCCCTTCAAGAGGCCATTCTACATTTATACCTGCCCTAGTTCTGTTTACTGGGTTGCTACCCCTGTAGACTTGAGCAAGGATTGGCTCTCCGTCCGGGAATAGCTCCAGCAGATCGTTCCACCCTTCTTTTATCGCCTTTTTAATGTTCCTGTCTTTCAAGGCCATGTGTGCCATTATTAGAGAATATCCTTTCTTTGATAAGCTCTTGTCTAATGCTGAGGGTTCGTTGAATCCGTTGATCCTTAACTCGGGGGTAAAGACAACCGTGTTCCCAATTACACTATCCCTCTTTATCGCGAGGTTAAACTTTATGCCTTCGCTTGGTTCTATTTTATTGATGGTTTTCAGGAAGTCTTTGTCAAAATAGTCTTTACCAATTAAATTAACGGTCTCCTTTATTCCAATGTTAGAGATTAATACGTCAAAGCTAAATTCTTCGTTGTCCTTCGTTATGACAACTTTCCTCTCGGCGTCTATTTCAATAACTTCCTTTTTCGTTACTATCTCTCCTTTGTTTTCTCTTATTATCCTTGAGAGCTCGTCGATTATGGCCTTACACCCACCCTTTATCAGGCCGGGTCCTCCCCATCTTAGGGTCGCTTTTATTTCCTTTGCTAACTCTATAGCCGGAAGCTCGGTCAGAGACACGCTATCTGCCCAGCCCGTAAAGCTTTCCAAGAATTTAATTATGAACTCTCCTTCTCCAATTTTCTCTCTTATCCACTCATCCGCGGGCATCTCGGCCTCTTCACCTTTTGGTAGTCTGTTGGCCTTTATCTCAGCAAGGAGTTTGAGGGCTTTTGCTTTCTCTTTTAGTGTCAGGAACTTCCATCCTTCCCTGTAGTGTCTTATTTTGCCCTCCCACAGTATTTTTCCCTTTGGGCTGGAGTTCACTATTTTGACTTTGGCCCCGAGCAGTCTTAACAGGTGTGCCAGCGGGCCGTCCTCTCCATGTGGAATCATGTGAAGCGCCCCTGTAGAGAGCTGGAAACCGTTGTATGGCAAGTTCGTAAACCTTCCTCCGATTATTGGTGATTTTTCTAAGACTGTAACCTTATGCCCATTTTTAGCTAGAAATGCTCCGGTCAATAGACCTCCAAGACCTGCTCCCACAATTACAGTTTTCATTCTATTCCCTCCTCACGGGGTTTCCAAATGGATCTATGAGGCCAGCTCTTATTAATGAAGAACTTATCTTTTCTCCCAGCTTACTTTTTACAATTGGAATCACAATGATCTCTAATGGCTTTAGCCCAGCTTCTTCTCTCGCCCTGTTAACTATTAGGGCTCCCTTATATGTTTCCTCGCTAACGACTATTGCTTCGAGGCTCTTTATTTTGGTAGTGAATCCTATTGCGTTGTGAATTTTAATAATCCTATAATTTCGGAATCCGTTGACTTCAAAGAACTTTATAAGATCGCTAAGCCTCCTTTCATATGGGAGTATTTTTTCAGCATAGGGCTTGTCCTTTACCATTTCGTCAGAGGTCAGGCCTATATACACTATATCCCCTATTTCAAAGGCCTTTCTTAGGAGTGCTTTGTGACCCAGATGTAATCTGTCGAAGGTTCCCCCTACGACGACTTTTTTGAACTTCTTCATCTTGCCTATATTTTTCGCGGCAAAAATATAAACCTACTTGAAGACGGGTGTGGTGGTGGTTCAAATGCTGGACTACTTTTTCTATCCAAAGAGCGTCGCGATATTTGGGTCATTTAGGGAGGGAAGTATTGCTAGGGAGATCCTTAGAAACATTGTAGAAGGTGGCTTTGAGGGGGAGATAATCCCAGTGAATCCGAAAGGTGGTATTATCGAGGTTGCTGGAAGGAAGTTTGAGGTTAAGCGAAGGCTTACCAGTAAAGTTGATGTTTCTATTATAGTCATTCCTGCAAAGCTGGTTCCTGGGCTTATAAGAGAGCTCAAGGGTCTAACTAAGGGTGCTGTTGTCATTTCGGCCGGATTCTCGGAGGTTGGCAACGTAGAACTCGAAAGAGAACTCATAAACGCAGCCAGAGAGGCGGGCATAAGGGTAATAGGACCAAACTGTGCTGGCATATTCGGGGTTTATGGGAAGTTCTTTGGCTCGTTTGAGGTTAGGGTTAGGAAGGGTGGTCTTGCCCTGATAAGCCAGAGCGGGGCTTTTGGTGGTGCCGCTTTGGCCATGGGAAATGAGGAGGGTGTTGGCTTCTCTGCGTTTGTTAGTTATGGGAATGCTGCAGATTTAAACGAGAGTGACTTTCTTATGTACTTTGCAGATGATCCAAATACGAAGGTCATAGCTTTGTACATTGAAGGTGTGAAGGATGGTAGAAGGTTCTTTGATGCGCTCAGGTATGCCTCTTCTAGGAAGCCTGTTATAATCCTCAAGGCTGGGAGAAGTACAAGCGGTGCAAGGGCTGCGGCTTCACATACGGGGTCATTAGCAGGTTCTTATGAGATTTATCGTGCCGTATTTAGGCAGGCTGGGGCGATAGAAGTTGAAGAAATGGAGGAACTTTTTGATGCTGCAAAGGTTTTCGAGATGTATGAAAGCTCTGGAAAAAGGGTTGCTGTAATAACGAATTCTGGGGGCCCAGGGGTTTTGGCAACTGATAAGCTTGAAAAGCTTGGGCTCGAGATTGCGAAGTTAAGAGAAGATACAGTAGCGAGGCTTAAGGAGTTCCTTCCTCCCCAGTGTTCGGTGAGGAATCCAATTGATCTAATAGCAGATGCAGATTACGAGAGGTATAGGAGAACTATTGAAATAGTTTGTGAAGATGACAACGTTGATGCCTTGTTAGTTATTTGCGTTCCTCCGATATTTATCTCAAGTGGGGAGATAGCAAGGGCAGTTATAGATGCTAAGTGCAAAAAGCCAATAGTAGTTAACTTCATGGCGGGAGCCCTTGTCAGGGAAGGTGTAGCTTTATTGGAGGAACATGGAATTAAGAACTTTCCAACACCTGAGAGAGCGGCCAAGGCAATCTATTGGCTCAGCTTAAGGAAGGGGGATAGAGTAATTTCCTAATCCTGGGTAGCTTAAAAAAGAGAAAGTCAGTAGAAGTTGTATCTCTTTGAAAGGATTATCAATGGTTTTATTTTTTCATATTCTATTGCAATGTCTTTTGGTGGTCCTCGTCCGAGTATTTTTCTTCTTTTTCTGTTCTTGATGCTCACTAGGATTTCTACACCTCTACCTATGAGCCTGCCTGCTTCTCCAAATATTCCTGTGGATGCCCTAACGCCAACTCGTCTCATCTCAATCACCACTTAGAGTGATACCATATTGGAATATAAAGATTTCGCAGATATTTTATATAAGCTATGATTACCTATATAGATGTTTCCAGAAATGTATAGTCTATTAGGCAGTTTGGAAAAGAAAAGGAGACGACCTTTACAATGATTTGACTTTTCTTTTTTCAAGCCTCGCCCTTCAGGGCGGGGAGGAAGTTGGCATTCTGTAGAGCACTACATAGTTTCCTTCTCCGGCCTTCACTTTGTATTCCTTCTCAATTGAGTACCCTAACTTCCTGTAGAGTGATATTGCAGGTTCATTATCCTTTTCAACATGCAGTACTATTTTCTTTTTTAGTAAACCAATATCAGGGGATTTAAGCATGAAGTTTATCATAGTGAGGAAGTTTAGGAACGCGGAGGAGGTTGAGGAATTCATTAGTAGCAACAATGAAGGGCATCCATCAGGGTTACTGAAACTAGCTATATTCTTGTTGGGAAGTTTTGGTATCTCAAAACTCCCCTCGCTGAGTAATGAGGGCAAAAATATCCTAATCCTACTCTGGGGCGTTTTAATCTTCGTCTTGCTCCCAAAACTGTTAAATAAGAAGTGAAAAAAGTGGCAAATCAGTTTTCAACTCTCTCAATCCCTATCTTCGCCTGAACCTCAGGCCATTCGACAACGTAGCCTTTTGCTTCTTCAAATTTAACTTCTATAGCTCTGGTTTCTTTCTTTATGTAGTCAAGCCTTTCCTTGAGGAGCTCTGCATTCTCCTCACTCGTCTCTATCGTGACGATAATTCTGTCATTTACGTCAAGGTCAAGTCTTTTTCTCATCTCTTGTATTCTTCTCACGAATTCTCTTGCAAGACCCTCTGAGAGCAGGTCTCTTGTTAGTGTCTTGTCTATGTAGACTCTTCCCCCTTCAAAGTCTTCCGCTTCGAGGAAGTCTGGGAGTGTCTCTTCTACTATTATATGCTCCCTGGTGAGGTGGAATGTCTTGCCTCCTATTTCAACGTCCATCTCTCCTGCCTCATAGAGATCTTTTCCGTGTTCGTTTATCCAGCCTGCTATTACCTTTGCATCTCCCTTGAATTCGGGTCCTAGTTTTGCGAAGTTGGGCTTTATTATTAGCTCCCTCTCTACTTTGCCA
This is a stretch of genomic DNA from Pyrococcus sp. ST04. It encodes these proteins:
- a CDS encoding glycosyltransferase family 4 protein yields the protein MESLKIALVSDWYFPKIGGVAVHMHNLAINLRLLGHEVSIVTNDVITGKEKELESLGIDLIKIGGIVYNSLNINWSVFAKGYDILFDQIRKFDVVHGQHSFTPLSLKGVAAARDLRKASIITNHSIDLENSSLLRAISRVSWPYFKRYLSKPHRIIAVSRAAREFIKQFSKVPVEVIPNGVDISYFSPKDRDYAKEVISDKLNIPKENIILYVGRLEPRKGVSYLISAMQNVNGNLLIAGDGSLRSILIKKASIVSKNKIIFLGKINYSDLSLLYKAADVFVLPSLSEAFGIVLLEAMASGTPVIGTRVGGIPEIIDGCGILVPPRNSKALASAINLVLSNQNLARKLGKLGRRRVEKIYSWQSVAKRTVEVYKEVLDNECTHNV
- a CDS encoding polysaccharide deacetylase family protein, whose protein sequence is MNVLITFDVEQDCPPFINTCRGVEEGIPKIVDLLRKEDVKATFFITGEIAKRYPNMLGELKEDGHEIGCHGLKHERFDKLSREDAEKRLKEAVKLLGKPKSFRAPNLKFPMDFYEILANLGIKVDSSKATYKGFREVRFINGILEVPVDISSIISRLPWKVQLSVHKRIVKKGLAVYMFHPWEFVRMPTHYRMDCWFGTGNHALKMLTKIIEFYKSMQAEFLTLYEFYKLYVKE
- the purB gene encoding adenylosuccinate lyase, encoding MAVHPIDYRYGSEEMRRIWDEENKLQKLLDVEAALARAHAKLGNIPEESAKVISERANTKWVKLERVKEIEAEIHHDIMAVVKALSEVCGEHGKYVHLGATSNDIIDTANALLIKESLEIIEKDLKELRSILKELAKKHIDTVCIGRTHGQHAVPTTYGMKFALWLDEIQRHIERLQQLKERVLVGKMRGAVGTAASFGEKAFEIERLVMEDLGLKPARITNQIIQRDVYAELMFFLALVASTLDKMGLEIRNLQRTEILEVSEPFGEKQVGSSTMPHKRNPIRTEKVCGLARVLYSNVIPALLNNPLWHERDLTNSSVERVILPESFVLLDEMLKVMKKVLSGLEFFPENIKRNLYLTKNLIMAEPLMLKLTEKGMGRQEAHELVRQLSMKAFHENRDLLDVVRESEEVKKYLSEEDIESLKPENYIGKAREIVENVIKYVEEMENKGL
- a CDS encoding RsmB/NOP family class I SAM-dependent RNA methyltransferase; protein product: MEAKEEKKLSIPPRGIRAIIEAVRLGEIIKPSQYAKREAFKKHEINEAWLNRVLTMIFYDIMKKQGLIDKAIKDVVGVTPLILDPWLRAALRVAFDIILFHEPNQNTLKNLRWKASDFVSARTHPYVGMYYWDLMDKILEYKPNPKTELERLEWEYLAPAWLIERVRKILGEETEEFFKAVNKRHEWISVRVNTLKADVEDVIKEFEDEGIEVRRSERAPTVVKIKGPYDFDSSDLFRKGKIIVQEEASAVASLILDPKPGEIVVDLAAAPGGKTTHMAELMNNKGKIYAFDIDKARMKRLKEFASRMGIKIIKPIIKDARKAPEIVGEEIADKVLLDAPCTSSGTIGKNPELRWRLRESKIEEMASLQRELLESAARLVRPGGRLLYTTCSIFTEEDEDNVKWFLETHKNFKLVKLSSPYSPGFLEGTMRAWPHRHDTIGFFYALFEKTT
- a CDS encoding helix-turn-helix domain-containing protein; this encodes MRKALLALILFLFLPLASAGNVTIKVFPDGYALVKLVMNVSAGENVSIQLPVYNFENLSVKLNGREVSFLFSNNGIVIYPGEPGKLEVSYLTPNLTSKTGKVWKIDLPFNETKTVILPQDSVIVGLSGIPLRIRGNSVIMPRGRQYIEYVFPHQEIVTVTLTTTSVETVTVREVTTLTETVTKTVRETVEKTSKAGIIVGIILGALIIALPIFGRRILEKRKLSGSLTLKELAERFNLNEDERAVIMYIAEHGGEVRQADIRNELGIPRTTTWRILKRLERLGILTLKKVNNETWAKLNINVILDEK
- a CDS encoding DUF134 domain-containing protein is translated as MPRGMGWGRGRGRRRKMRMIGFIPQVRHFYPAMPQIGPPKPPIIMTYEEFEALRLVDYEGLTQEEAGQRMGVSRGTVWRALTSARKKVAQMLVEGRELIILPQGNEVVSDEE
- a CDS encoding PPC domain-containing DNA-binding protein encodes the protein MGSIGGVYLFRIPEGEEFISYVTKFLEKEDIKAGVVKAVGTLRNPKIGYFLEKEKRYKINELEGTYEIASLMGNISIKDGKPFLHVHVVLGDEEGVAYGGHLIEGEVFVAEVFVMEIVGVELERKMRENGLALWDEMRL
- a CDS encoding NAD(P)/FAD-dependent oxidoreductase; this translates as MKTVIVGAGLGGLLTGAFLAKNGHKVTVLEKSPIIGGRFTNLPYNGFQLSTGALHMIPHGEDGPLAHLLRLLGAKVKIVNSSPKGKILWEGKIRHYREGWKFLTLKEKAKALKLLAEIKANRLPKGEEAEMPADEWIREKIGEGEFIIKFLESFTGWADSVSLTELPAIELAKEIKATLRWGGPGLIKGGCKAIIDELSRIIRENKGEIVTKKEVIEIDAERKVVITKDNEEFSFDVLISNIGIKETVNLIGKDYFDKDFLKTINKIEPSEGIKFNLAIKRDSVIGNTVVFTPELRINGFNEPSALDKSLSKKGYSLIMAHMALKDRNIKKAIKEGWNDLLELFPDGEPILAQVYRGSNPVNRTRAGINVEWPLEGIYVVGDGYRPQGGIEVDGIALGVMKVLEKLKLGTFHEWYL
- the coaD gene encoding phosphopantetheine adenylyltransferase; this translates as MKKFKKVVVGGTFDRLHLGHKALLRKAFEIGDIVYIGLTSDEMVKDKPYAEKILPYERRLSDLIKFFEVNGFRNYRIIKIHNAIGFTTKIKSLEAIVVSEETYKGALIVNRAREEAGLKPLEIIVIPIVKSKLGEKISSSLIRAGLIDPFGNPVRRE
- a CDS encoding acetate--CoA ligase family protein, with translation MDYFFYPKSVAIFGSFREGSIAREILRNIVEGGFEGEIIPVNPKGGIIEVAGRKFEVKRRLTSKVDVSIIVIPAKLVPGLIRELKGLTKGAVVISAGFSEVGNVELERELINAAREAGIRVIGPNCAGIFGVYGKFFGSFEVRVRKGGLALISQSGAFGGAALAMGNEEGVGFSAFVSYGNAADLNESDFLMYFADDPNTKVIALYIEGVKDGRRFFDALRYASSRKPVIILKAGRSTSGARAAASHTGSLAGSYEIYRAVFRQAGAIEVEEMEELFDAAKVFEMYESSGKRVAVITNSGGPGVLATDKLEKLGLEIAKLREDTVARLKEFLPPQCSVRNPIDLIADADYERYRRTIEIVCEDDNVDALLVICVPPIFISSGEIARAVIDAKCKKPIVVNFMAGALVREGVALLEEHGIKNFPTPERAAKAIYWLSLRKGDRVIS
- a CDS encoding N-acetyltransferase, translating into MLKSPDIGLLKKKIVLHVEKDNEPAISLYRKLGYSIEKEYKVKAGEGNYVVLYRMPTSSPP